In Herpetosiphonaceae bacterium, the following proteins share a genomic window:
- a CDS encoding MaoC family dehydratase, translated as MAIKPGWRGRVFEDFEPGDIFEHPIGRTITQADNIWFTLLTVNTNPIHFDAAYAAQTEFKRPLVDSTFTLALVTGLSVADVSQNAINLGWNDVRLPAPVFEGDTLYAQSEVVEARPSRSRPTMGIVTLRTTGFNQGGVVVIEFLRTIMVYRRDHTPEGFRPRRPA; from the coding sequence ATGGCAATCAAGCCGGGGTGGCGCGGGCGTGTCTTCGAGGACTTTGAGCCTGGAGACATCTTTGAGCATCCGATCGGGCGGACGATCACCCAAGCAGACAACATCTGGTTTACCCTGCTGACGGTCAACACCAACCCGATTCACTTCGACGCCGCCTACGCGGCCCAGACCGAGTTCAAGCGGCCGCTGGTCGACTCGACGTTCACGCTCGCGCTCGTGACCGGGCTTTCGGTCGCCGATGTGTCGCAGAATGCGATCAACCTTGGGTGGAACGATGTCCGCCTTCCGGCGCCGGTGTTCGAGGGCGACACCCTGTACGCGCAGAGCGAGGTCGTGGAGGCAAGGCCGTCGCGGTCGCGCCCGACGATGGGCATCGTCACGCTCCGTACGACGGGGTTCAACCAGGGTGGTGTCGTGGTGATTGAATTCCTCCGAACGATCATGGTCTATCGGCGCGATCACACGCCTGAGGGATTCCGACCACGTCGACCGGCGTGA
- a CDS encoding MerR family transcriptional regulator, giving the protein MIVSTYLRTKDLAQAVHISVQQVRNYEASGFIPAVERSPSGYRRYTRQHLVALQTARLLIRGYGWSSARQIMQAVHQGRRAHALALIDERHAELADTRLQLEQTLAALRVLAAQLPSAPRSQMSERVRVGAAARLVGVRVSALRFWEQQGLLQPIRERGSSYRLYDERQLRRLRIVALLRQANYDFAAIRTALDELEAGQPRRAVAAVERRRSELASMSWRCLEAMAALYAYISEFVDASDGGRSPGRS; this is encoded by the coding sequence ATGATAGTTAGCACCTATCTCCGCACAAAAGATCTTGCCCAGGCCGTGCATATCAGCGTGCAGCAGGTGCGCAACTACGAGGCCAGCGGATTCATACCGGCGGTCGAGCGCAGCCCAAGCGGGTATCGGCGCTACACGCGCCAGCATCTTGTCGCGCTCCAGACGGCCAGGCTGCTGATACGCGGGTATGGCTGGTCATCGGCGCGGCAGATCATGCAGGCGGTGCATCAAGGCAGGCGTGCTCACGCGCTCGCGCTGATCGATGAGCGTCACGCCGAGCTTGCCGACACGCGCCTTCAGCTTGAGCAAACGCTGGCGGCGCTCAGGGTCTTAGCGGCGCAACTGCCATCAGCGCCGCGCTCACAGATGTCCGAGCGCGTGCGGGTCGGCGCGGCGGCGCGCCTCGTGGGCGTGCGGGTTTCGGCGCTGCGCTTCTGGGAGCAGCAGGGCTTGTTGCAGCCCATCCGTGAACGGGGCAGCAGCTATCGCCTCTACGACGAGCGGCAGCTCCGCCGCCTGCGGATTGTGGCGCTGCTCCGGCAGGCCAACTACGACTTTGCCGCGATTCGTACGGCCCTGGACGAGCTTGAGGCCGGGCAGCCCAGGCGCGCCGTTGCCGCCGTCGAGCGGCGGCGCAGCGAGCTTGCCAGCATGAGCTGGCGCTGCCTTGAGGCCATGGCTGCGCTGTACGCCTATATCAGCGAGTTTGTGGACGCGAGTGATGGCGGTCGATCGCCTGGACGATCCTGA
- a CDS encoding excinuclease ABC subunit UvrA encodes MTDRQFIEVRGARENNLKNISLNIPKQKVTVFTGVSGSGKSSLVFDTIAAEAQRQLNETFTFFVQGFLPHYGQPDVDRIEHLNAPIIIDQKRVGGGSRSTVGTYTDIAALLRLLFSRVGQPYVGPAYAFSFNTPQGMCPECEGIGKTVQLDLEKFLDRSKSLNGGAILHPEFKVGKWLWKMYPLSGLFDNDKPIEDYTDEELHALLYGADVKVSFGEFGSKYEGLVERFTRMYIKKDPAAMAERNRAVFEQFTTSQTCPVCRGARLSQAALNCRIAGRNIAELAGLEATELIAFLHGFTDPVAAKLAAGLTERLQHMVDIGLGYLSLSRETSTLSGGESQRVKMIRHLGNSLTEMLYILDEPTVGLHARDVARLNTLLKKLRDKGNTVLVVEHDPDVMAIADHLVDIGPKAGTHGGEVVFEGSYAALKSADTLTGRFLKRHLPGSHVRVKQHVRQPTGRMIIRNATLHNLKNVTVYIPTGVLTVVTGVAGSGKSTLINEVFLAQHPDAIMIDQSRVTANSRSAPATYTGIMDDIRQVFARANQVSASLFSFNSAGSCPNCNGLGVVYTDLAFMEGIASTCEICEGKRFKSEVLAYHLRGKTISDVLDMTVEEALDFFTEKKIKAVLQAMNDVGLGYLKLGQPLSTVSGGEGQRLKLATELHKQGSVYVMDEPTTGLHLSDIGLLMGIIDRLVDARNTVILIEHHLDVIRQADWIIDLGPEGGSAGGEVLFEGPPEALQRCERSITARFI; translated from the coding sequence ATGACGGATCGCCAGTTCATCGAAGTTCGCGGCGCGCGGGAGAATAACCTCAAGAATATCTCGCTGAACATTCCCAAGCAGAAGGTCACAGTCTTTACCGGCGTGTCGGGGTCAGGAAAATCTTCGCTGGTCTTCGACACGATCGCCGCCGAGGCGCAGCGCCAGCTCAACGAAACCTTCACCTTCTTTGTGCAGGGCTTTCTGCCGCACTACGGCCAGCCCGACGTCGACCGCATCGAGCATCTGAACGCGCCGATCATCATCGATCAGAAGCGGGTCGGCGGTGGCTCGCGCTCGACGGTGGGCACCTACACCGATATTGCCGCGCTGCTGCGGCTGCTCTTCTCACGGGTTGGACAGCCGTATGTCGGACCAGCCTACGCCTTCTCGTTCAACACGCCGCAGGGTATGTGCCCGGAGTGCGAAGGCATCGGCAAGACCGTCCAGCTCGACCTGGAGAAGTTCCTTGACCGCAGCAAGTCGCTGAATGGCGGCGCGATCCTGCACCCGGAGTTCAAGGTGGGCAAGTGGCTGTGGAAGATGTATCCGCTGTCGGGCCTCTTCGACAACGATAAGCCGATCGAGGACTACACCGACGAGGAGTTGCACGCCCTGCTCTACGGCGCCGACGTGAAAGTCTCCTTCGGCGAATTCGGCTCGAAATACGAGGGCCTCGTCGAGCGCTTCACGCGCATGTATATCAAGAAGGACCCTGCGGCGATGGCCGAGCGCAACCGGGCGGTCTTCGAGCAGTTTACCACATCGCAGACGTGCCCGGTGTGCCGTGGGGCACGGCTCAGCCAGGCCGCCCTGAATTGCAGGATTGCTGGCCGCAATATCGCCGAGCTCGCCGGCCTGGAGGCGACCGAGCTGATCGCCTTCTTGCACGGCTTTACCGATCCGGTCGCCGCGAAGCTGGCTGCGGGACTCACCGAGCGCTTGCAGCATATGGTCGACATCGGGCTTGGGTATCTGAGCCTCAGCCGCGAAACCTCCACCCTCTCCGGCGGCGAGTCGCAGCGCGTGAAGATGATCCGGCACCTCGGAAACAGCCTGACCGAGATGCTCTACATCCTCGACGAGCCTACCGTTGGGCTGCACGCGCGAGATGTGGCGCGGCTGAACACGCTGCTGAAGAAGCTGCGCGACAAGGGCAATACTGTGCTGGTCGTCGAGCACGATCCCGATGTTATGGCAATCGCCGATCATCTGGTCGACATCGGCCCGAAGGCGGGCACGCACGGCGGCGAGGTCGTGTTTGAAGGAAGCTACGCAGCGCTCAAGAGCGCCGACACGCTCACGGGACGCTTTCTGAAGCGGCACCTGCCAGGAAGTCATGTGCGGGTCAAGCAGCACGTGCGGCAGCCGACCGGTCGGATGATCATCAGGAATGCCACGCTGCATAACCTGAAGAACGTCACGGTCTACATTCCCACCGGCGTCCTGACTGTCGTGACGGGCGTCGCTGGCTCCGGCAAAAGCACGCTGATCAACGAGGTCTTCCTGGCGCAGCACCCGGACGCGATCATGATCGATCAGTCGCGCGTGACGGCCAATAGCCGCTCGGCTCCGGCGACCTATACCGGGATCATGGACGACATTCGGCAGGTGTTCGCCAGGGCCAATCAGGTCAGCGCCTCGCTCTTCAGCTTCAACTCGGCGGGTAGCTGTCCCAACTGCAACGGTCTGGGCGTGGTCTACACCGATCTGGCATTCATGGAGGGCATCGCCTCCACCTGCGAAATCTGCGAGGGCAAGCGGTTCAAGTCCGAGGTGCTGGCCTATCATCTGCGCGGCAAGACCATTAGCGACGTGCTGGATATGACCGTGGAGGAGGCGCTGGACTTCTTCACCGAGAAGAAGATCAAGGCGGTGTTGCAGGCGATGAACGATGTGGGACTGGGATACCTGAAGCTGGGCCAGCCGCTCAGCACCGTGTCGGGCGGGGAAGGGCAGCGCCTGAAGCTGGCGACCGAGCTGCACAAGCAGGGCAGCGTCTACGTGATGGACGAGCCGACCACCGGGCTGCATCTTTCAGACATCGGCCTGCTGATGGGCATCATCGACCGGCTGGTCGACGCCAGGAACACGGTGATTCTGATCGAGCATCATCTGGATGTGATCCGCCAGGCCGACTGGATCATCGACCTTGGACCAGAAGGCGGCAGCGCCGGTGGCGAGGTGTTGTTTGAGGGGCCACCGGAGGCATTGCAACGCTGCGAGCGAAGTATCACGGCGAGGTTCATCTGA
- a CDS encoding condensation domain-containing protein has product PLLRVGWYELGPAQGARVLVAAHHLVIDGVGWRILVGDLETAYTQARSGAAIALPPKTTDVQRWAEQLVAYAQRDTLRAEAAYWLSPERARIAPLPVDSAVGSNTVADVQTLTAALSVAETHALLHAAPAIYQTDMHSLLLAALAYVLADWSGSRALLIDVETHGRETIFEDLDLSRTVGWFTALFPLLLDLDRADTLVQAVASVKAQIEAIPGRGVGYGLLRYLSQDADVAARLRELPQPQISFNYLGQLDAALSQSALFAPAQESAGPTHSPQERRAHLLEINGQISGDHLRLTWIYNPHAHRTATIERLAQATLAALRALLSEHPPLPAPIDVSLVNLDQPTRERLREQLGAIEDLYPVTSLQQHMLDQRRNAPRPGLYVIHQTFAWSGPLHIDAFRQAWQAAVDRHPVLRTTFVWEHLPQPLQVVHAHAQVPVTLYDWRNAAPAEQRARLAALVEAIRHAGFALDQPPQMRVDLIQVADERFQCVWSVSYMLVDGWSLPLITKDVFVLYEAFVEQHTPPAADAPRYREYMAWLQQQDLREAELFWRKMFDDRPELTPLVDRIGAARPDAPPAYLSQRRRVPQSTSAALQSLGRQHGLTLSTIVQGAWAVLLSRYTSRQDVIFGVTVSGRPPALAGVERMVGLFINMLPVRVRLDPAIDRLAWLRQLQLQQVELRQYEHTPLAKIYEWCDLDQRQPLFESYIVFENFPVDETLAEHMTRWRIGGEVDALAQTEHPLRIEVVPGETLQVTMCYDQQCCSSAAITAMLDDLVAVLTGLAEDLANDAMR; this is encoded by the coding sequence CCCGCTGCTGCGGGTGGGATGGTACGAGCTGGGTCCGGCGCAGGGGGCGCGCGTACTGGTGGCGGCGCATCATCTGGTGATCGACGGCGTCGGGTGGCGCATCCTGGTGGGGGATCTGGAGACGGCCTACACGCAGGCGCGCAGCGGCGCGGCAATCGCGCTGCCGCCGAAGACGACGGACGTGCAGCGCTGGGCCGAGCAGCTCGTCGCGTATGCGCAGCGCGATACGCTGCGCGCCGAGGCCGCCTACTGGCTCTCGCCCGAACGCGCCCGGATTGCCCCCCTCCCCGTGGATTCTGCCGTCGGCAGCAACACTGTGGCGGATGTGCAGACGCTAACGGCAGCGCTCAGTGTTGCGGAGACGCACGCCTTGCTGCACGCCGCTCCCGCGATCTACCAGACCGATATGCACAGCCTGCTGCTGGCGGCGCTCGCCTATGTGCTGGCCGATTGGAGCGGATCGCGCGCGCTGCTGATCGACGTGGAGACGCATGGCCGCGAAACGATCTTCGAGGATCTGGATCTGTCGCGTACCGTGGGCTGGTTCACGGCGCTCTTTCCGCTGCTGCTCGATCTCGATCGGGCTGATACGCTCGTGCAGGCGGTCGCGTCGGTCAAGGCGCAGATCGAGGCGATCCCTGGTCGCGGCGTGGGCTATGGCCTGCTGCGCTATCTGAGCCAGGATGCAGATGTGGCCGCCCGGCTTCGGGAGCTGCCACAGCCGCAGATCAGCTTCAACTACCTGGGCCAACTCGATGCGGCGTTGTCGCAATCGGCGCTCTTTGCTCCGGCGCAGGAGTCGGCGGGGCCAACCCACAGCCCGCAGGAGCGGCGCGCGCATCTGCTGGAGATCAACGGGCAGATCTCAGGCGATCACCTGCGCCTGACCTGGATCTATAACCCGCACGCACATCGGACCGCCACGATCGAGCGGCTGGCACAGGCAACCCTGGCGGCGCTCCGCGCGCTGCTTTCCGAGCACCCGCCCCTCCCTGCGCCGATCGATGTTTCGCTGGTAAATCTGGATCAGCCGACACGCGAACGGCTCCGCGAGCAGCTTGGAGCGATCGAGGATCTCTACCCCGTCACCTCGCTGCAACAGCATATGCTCGATCAGCGCCGCAACGCGCCAAGGCCGGGGCTGTATGTCATCCATCAAACATTCGCCTGGTCGGGGCCGCTGCACATCGATGCGTTCCGGCAGGCCTGGCAGGCCGCTGTCGATCGGCATCCCGTGCTGCGCACCACATTCGTCTGGGAGCATCTGCCGCAGCCGCTCCAGGTTGTTCATGCCCACGCGCAGGTGCCGGTCACGCTCTACGATTGGCGCAACGCAGCGCCAGCCGAACAGCGCGCACGGCTGGCGGCGCTGGTCGAGGCGATTCGCCATGCGGGCTTTGCGCTGGACCAGCCGCCGCAGATGCGTGTCGATCTGATCCAGGTGGCCGACGAGCGCTTCCAGTGTGTTTGGAGCGTCAGCTATATGCTCGTCGATGGCTGGTCGCTGCCGCTGATCACCAAGGATGTCTTTGTGCTGTACGAGGCATTCGTGGAGCAGCACACGCCGCCCGCTGCCGACGCGCCGCGCTACCGCGAGTATATGGCCTGGCTTCAGCAACAAGATCTGCGCGAGGCCGAGCTGTTCTGGCGGAAGATGTTTGATGATCGCCCGGAGCTAACGCCGCTGGTCGATCGGATCGGCGCGGCACGCCCCGACGCGCCGCCCGCCTACCTCAGCCAGCGCCGCCGCGTGCCCCAATCCACCAGCGCGGCGCTTCAGTCGCTGGGGCGGCAGCATGGCCTGACGCTCAGCACGATCGTTCAGGGGGCGTGGGCCGTGCTGCTCAGCCGCTATACCAGCCGCCAGGATGTCATCTTTGGCGTGACCGTCTCCGGGCGACCGCCTGCGCTGGCGGGTGTCGAGCGCATGGTCGGGCTGTTCATCAATATGCTTCCGGTGCGCGTCAGGCTTGATCCGGCGATCGATCGGCTGGCCTGGCTGCGGCAGCTTCAGCTCCAGCAGGTCGAGCTGCGGCAGTATGAGCATACGCCGCTCGCAAAGATCTATGAGTGGTGCGATCTCGATCAGCGGCAGCCGCTGTTCGAGAGCTACATCGTCTTCGAGAATTTTCCGGTGGACGAGACGCTCGCCGAGCACATGACGCGGTGGCGGATCGGCGGCGAGGTCGATGCGCTGGCCCAGACGGAACATCCCCTGCGGATCGAGGTCGTGCCGGGCGAGACGCTCCAGGTGACGATGTGCTATGACCAGCAGTGCTGCTCATCCGCTGCGATCACGGCCATGCTCGACGATCTCGTCGCGGTTTTGACCGGCCTGGCCGAGGATCTCGCTAACGATGCCATGCGGTAA
- a CDS encoding DinB family protein: MRDDEQVDTSVLTTLFAHNTWANVKLLDFCEGLSDAQLDATAIGCFGSIRATLVHIVGAEMSYVERVNGKLPPQPLAADQFPGFAVLKEVARWAGDELLDLARSARADTIVRQRPPRMRIAYPLASLIVQTVTHSTEHRTQISAIITQLGLEPPDMSGWNYMEETGELQDVEAGEGAS, translated from the coding sequence ATGCGAGACGATGAACAAGTCGATACCAGCGTGTTGACCACGCTGTTTGCGCACAATACGTGGGCCAACGTGAAGCTGCTGGACTTCTGCGAGGGGTTAAGCGATGCGCAGCTCGACGCCACGGCGATTGGCTGCTTTGGTTCGATCCGCGCTACGCTGGTGCATATTGTTGGCGCTGAGATGAGTTACGTGGAGCGCGTCAACGGCAAGCTGCCGCCGCAGCCGCTCGCGGCAGATCAGTTTCCGGGGTTTGCGGTGTTGAAGGAGGTGGCGCGCTGGGCTGGCGACGAGCTGCTCGATCTGGCACGTTCGGCGCGGGCCGACACCATCGTCCGGCAGCGTCCGCCGCGCATGCGTATCGCATACCCGCTCGCGAGCCTGATCGTCCAGACAGTTACCCACTCGACCGAGCACCGGACGCAGATCTCGGCTATTATCACGCAGTTGGGCCTGGAGCCGCCGGATATGAGCGGCTGGAACTACATGGAGGAGACGGGCGAGCTTCAGGACGTAGAAGCAGGGGAAGGCGCGTCATAG